From a single Fusarium fujikuroi IMI 58289 draft genome, chromosome FFUJ_chr03 genomic region:
- a CDS encoding related to UDP-glucose 4-epimerase, with product MDSLVLSSGTTTPLTSTAQSLKSSRPSTPATEQDILFSRPPSPIRITPDEYVLVVGGLGYIGSHTTWELLKDGSNVVVIDNLSNAFVNVLDTLNDMTDQRFSNSGRPDLHFYEADFRDNTKIQEILSRYSSPSGSQIKRVIHFAAYKSVSESIEQPLKYYDNNVGGLIRFCNILSNFNIKSLIFSSSATVYGSLADAGGRLVEESCAHTTTEWRDASGRDQTTLQGCTGLTNPYGRTKWICEAILSDLALADPEWTITALRYFNPIGCDESGRLGEDPRVAPTNLMPVLLKVMLGEMHQLQVFGTDWDTRDGTAIRDFIHVSDLARGHLAALSVEEGQGFQTFNLGTGTGQTVYEVVEAMKAASGREIPVLKVGRRQGDVGVCVADPGRAMTQLGWKPQKTLLDSCQDLCRFLEANGTKIKPQ from the coding sequence ATGGATTCCCTTGTATTGTCCTCAGGCACTACAACCCCACTCACAAGCACTGCCCAGTCACTGAAGTCATCTCGACCAAGTACTCCTGCAACTGAACAAGACATCCTATTCAGTCGTCCTCCATCTCCCATCCGTATAACTCCAGATGAGTACGTCCTCGTCGTTGGTGGTCTAGGCTACATCGGCAGCCACACAACCTGGGAGCTCCTCAAAGACGGAAGTAATGTCGTTGTTATCGATAACCTGAGCAATGCTTTTGTTAATGTTCTTGATACACTCAACGACATGACGGACCAACGCTTCAGCAACAGTGGTCGTCCAGATCTTCACTTCTACGAGGCGGACTTTCGAGACAATACTAAAATCCAGGAGATTCTGTCTCGTTACTCTTCACCTTCTGGATCTCAAATCAAACGAGTGATTCACTTTGCTGCATACAAGTCTGTCTCAGAAAGTATTGAGCAACCGCTCAAATACTACGACAACAACGTTGGTGGACTCATCAGATTCTGCAACATATTATCAAACTTCAATATTAAGAGCCTGATCTTCTCATCGTCAGCTACTGTATATGGTTCACTCGCAGATGCAGGTGGACGCCTGGTCGAAGAGTCTTGTGCTCATACTACAACGGAGTGGCGCGATGCTAGTGGCCGGGATCAAACAACTCTTCAGGGGTGCACGGGTCTCACGAATCCATATGGACGAACAAAATGGATCTGTGAAGCTATTCTATCTGACTTGGCTCTTGCGGATCCAGAGTGGACTATCACGGCCTTACGGTATTTTAACCCAATTGGCTGTGACGAGTCTGGACGCTTAGGAGAAGATCCCCGTGTTGCACCGACCAACTTGATGCCAGTCCTCCTTAAGGTCATGCTTGGCGAGATGCACCAACTGCAAGTGTTCGGTACAGATTGGGATACCCGAGACGGAACGGCTATCCGAGATTTCATCCATGTCTCTGATCTCGCCAGGGGTCATCTTGCCGCCCTTAGCGtggaagaaggccaaggcttcCAGACCTTTAATCTTGGTACTGGAACTGGTCAGACAGTGTACGAAGTTGTTGAGGCTATGAAGGCTGCTTCAGGGAGAGAGATTCCCGTGCTGAAAGTGGGACGCCGCCAAGGTGACGTCGGAGTTTGTGTCGCCGATCCTGGAAGAGCTATGACTCAACTGGGATGGAAGCCCCAGAAGACTTTACTTGACAGCTGCCAGGACCTGTGCAGATTTCTGGAGGCGAATGGGACTAAGATAAAACCACAGTAA
- a CDS encoding related to transporter protein: protein MATVAAERTDTAETVTYPPQTGIFKHISKSIPYFRNPRHVLILKLDCLLLTWTFIAGIMKEMDQSATTQAYVSGMREALGLYGNELVFFNTYFSIGYAIGLVPGQLAQTRVRPSLFLPTCEIIWGLFVIVTCKAQNATTVYALRFFLGLFSAVFWPSVVSLIFNWYTPKELAFRIACFNVSDVAGAMFLGALQAALYRNLNGAHGIAGWQWLFIVSGVITIAQGIVGFFIIPDTPAYTRAKWLTEDEKRLSRERMVGFGANTSKLIPPAVLKQKLRKLIVHPVTYFFLVAFALSAWAHRATSYFVLYIESLKDEAGNRMYSTYQVNVLPLGGYALQIVSNLILNGLSDWKHWRWQISTGSTLSFGVLLCVLCAWPSDQKVVMAFYFMTYAANAGAPSLMAWFAELLRKEPEARAIIVAITVMIVYIGHATIPLRAFRVADAPQYPIGFPLATAMSFASVLVQLGLLWWARRNPQLVKGGYEGTTIDSRVSDEESSGSIGDGVSEREDGHGEKTAAPVVSKVNQ from the exons ATGGCGACTGTCGCTGCTGAACGGACAGATACAGCTGAGACTGTAACATATCCTCCTCAAACGGGCATCTTTAAGCATATCTCCAAATCGATACCTTATTTTCGCAATCCTAGACATGTCTTGATTCTCAAGCTTGACTGTCTTCTTCTGACATGGACTTTCATCGCTGGTAtcatgaaggagatggatcAGTCTGCAACGACACAGGCTTATGTTTCAGGAATGCGAGAAGCTTTGGGTCTGTACGGCAATGAGTTGGTCTTTTTCAACACTTACTTCTCTATCGGATATGCTATTGGACTTGTTCCTGGACAATTGGCTCAGACGAGG GTCCGACCATCTCTGTTTTTACCAACTTGTGAGATAATTTGGGGTCTTTTCGTCATCGT CACCTGTAAAGCCCAAAACGCAACAACCGTCTACGCCCTCCGCTTCTTCCTTGGGCTCTTCTCAGCCGTCTTCTGGCCCAGCGTCGTctccctcatcttcaactggtACACCCCCAAAGAACTCGCCTTCCGAATCGCCTGCTTCAACGTCTCCGACGTTGCGGGAGCCATGTTTCTCGGTGCCCTCCAAGCCGCTCTGTACCGTAACCTAAACGGTGCTCACGGAATCGCCGGCTGGCAGTGGCTGTTTATCGTTTCAGGcgtcatcaccatcgcccAGGGAATTgttggcttcttcatcattccTGATACGCCTGCGTACACACGTGCCAAGTGGTTGACGGAGGACGAGAAGAGGTTATCTCGTGAGCGAATGGTGGGCTTTGGCGCAAATACGTCGAAGCTTATCCCTCCGGCTGTCTTGAAGCAGAAGCTGCGCAAGTTGATCGTTCATCCTGTGACATACTTCTTCCTCGTTGCTTTTGCTCTGAGTGCTTGGGCACATCGCGCCACTTCTTACTTTGTTCTTTACATCGAGAGTCTCAAAGATGAAGCTGGTAATCGTATGTACAGCACATACCAGGTCAACGTACTTCCACTGGGCGGCTATGCTCTGCAGATTGTTTCCAATCTTATCCTGAACGGCTTATCGGATTGGAAACACTGGAGATGGCAGATCAGTACGGGATCTACACTCTCGTTTGGTGTCTTGCTTTGCGTTCTTTGTGCCTGGCCTTCAGATCAAAAGGTCGTCATGGCATTCTACTTCATGACCTACGCCGCCAACGCTGGAGCCCCATCGCTAATGGCGTGGTTTGCGGAACTTTTGCGAAAAGAGCCTGAAGCGAGAGCAATTATCGTTGCGATCACAGTTATGATCGTGTATATCGGCCATGCAACGATTCCACTTCGTGCTTTCAGAGTTGCCGACGCACCACAGTATCCTATTGGATTTCCACTGGCTACAGCGATGTCTTTCGCCTCGGTCCTCGTGCAACTTGGCTTGCTATGGTGGGCTCGTAGAAATCCCCAGCTTGTCAAAGGTGGTTATGAAGGTACTACGATCGACTCAAGAGTGTCTGATGAGGAGAGCTCTGGAAGTATCGGCGATGGAGTAAGTGAGCGGGAGGATGGACATGGAGAGAAGACTGCAGCTCCAGTAGTTTCAAAGGTCAACCAGTAG